One window of the Janthinobacterium sp. PAMC25594 genome contains the following:
- a CDS encoding MerR family transcriptional regulator, producing MPVETLRVWERRYGISDTGRSAHGQRLYSEDQVRRLRLMKQLVDQGHPIGALAKLQLEQLGQFALVPEPGVPLQPLQPMRLALMGTALARRLAVGGRELLALDIVAHFQNLDEAAATWPGTGAQLLLMEISELDEGVVPAIGALRQKLGMAVVVLYRFGASATIRQLRAQGCLLARVPNDVAEIVLLCQAALAALPLAQAQLARQRPAAPAPRRFDDRALAELAAASSTVHCECPRHLTEILLMINSFERYSEQCSSRNVADALLHEQLGHAAATARMVLEEALLRLARAEALPLPAGL from the coding sequence TTGCCGGTTGAAACGTTGCGCGTGTGGGAGCGTCGTTACGGCATCTCCGATACCGGGCGTAGCGCGCATGGCCAGCGTTTGTATTCCGAGGATCAGGTTCGTCGGCTGCGGCTGATGAAGCAACTGGTCGACCAGGGCCATCCAATTGGCGCGCTGGCGAAGCTGCAGTTGGAACAATTAGGCCAGTTTGCGTTGGTACCCGAGCCTGGTGTGCCTTTGCAGCCTTTGCAACCTATGCGCCTGGCACTGATGGGCACGGCACTGGCGCGACGCCTGGCCGTCGGCGGGCGAGAGTTACTGGCGCTCGATATCGTCGCCCACTTTCAGAATCTGGACGAGGCGGCAGCGACATGGCCTGGCACTGGCGCGCAACTGCTGTTGATGGAAATATCGGAACTCGATGAGGGCGTGGTGCCGGCGATTGGCGCGCTGCGTCAAAAACTGGGGATGGCGGTGGTGGTGTTGTACCGTTTCGGCGCCAGCGCGACCATACGCCAGTTGCGCGCTCAGGGCTGCCTGCTTGCGCGCGTACCCAACGATGTTGCAGAAATAGTGTTGCTGTGCCAGGCGGCGCTGGCTGCGTTGCCCTTGGCGCAAGCTCAGCTTGCGCGGCAGCGGCCGGCGGCGCCGGCCCCGCGCCGCTTCGACGACCGGGCGTTGGCGGAGCTGGCGGCGGCCAGCAGTACGGTCCACTGTGAATGCCCGCGCCATCTGACGGAGATCCTGTTGATGATCAACAGCTTCGAGCGTTACAGCGAACAATGCTCGTCGCGCAATGTGGCCGACGCGCTGTTGCATGAGCAGTTGGGGCACGCCGCCGCGACCGCCCGCATGGTCCTGGAGGAAGCGCTGTTGCGGCTTGCTCGGGCGGAGGCGCTGCCTTTGCCTGCGGGCCTGTAA
- a CDS encoding DUF1365 domain-containing protein has protein sequence MKQPAAQFLHGQVTHVRLRPAPHRFVYPLFYVRLNLARLDECHSRWFGVDRWRPLSIWRRDFGPRDGSSLEQWMRALLRDHHIDADGEIWLQTFPRVAGYVFNPVSFWHCHDAAGQLRAVLAEVNNTFGESHRYLMRIAHTAGGSATAIADKQMHVSPFCEVKGHYRFRFRLDGASHCTGLDYHDGDGMLLRTALSGRPVAMTDSALAGALLRYPLLGLGIVFRIHWQAFRLWLKHVPFFSKPPAPSHQTTVHQEPAR, from the coding sequence ATGAAGCAGCCTGCCGCCCAATTTTTGCACGGCCAGGTGACGCATGTGCGCCTGCGTCCGGCGCCACACCGTTTCGTCTATCCACTATTTTATGTGCGCTTGAACCTGGCCCGGCTGGACGAATGTCATTCGCGCTGGTTCGGCGTGGACCGCTGGCGGCCGCTGTCGATATGGCGGCGTGATTTTGGCCCGCGCGATGGTTCGAGTCTGGAGCAATGGATGCGCGCTCTGCTGCGCGACCACCACATCGACGCCGACGGCGAAATCTGGCTGCAAACCTTTCCCCGCGTCGCTGGCTATGTGTTCAATCCCGTCAGTTTCTGGCATTGCCACGACGCTGCTGGCCAGCTGCGCGCCGTGCTGGCCGAGGTCAACAACACCTTCGGCGAAAGTCACCGCTACCTGATGCGTATCGCCCATACGGCCGGTGGCTCGGCCACTGCTATTGCCGACAAGCAGATGCACGTGTCGCCGTTCTGCGAGGTCAAGGGACACTACCGCTTTCGTTTCCGCCTGGACGGTGCCAGCCACTGCACCGGGCTGGACTATCACGACGGCGACGGCATGCTACTGCGCACTGCGCTGAGCGGGCGTCCCGTGGCGATGACCGACAGCGCATTGGCTGGTGCCCTGCTGCGCTATCCGCTGCTGGGGCTGGGCATCGTGTTCCGCATTCACTGGCAGGCGTTCAGGCTCTGGCTGAAACACGTTCCGTTTTTCAGCAAGCCGCCTGCCCCCTCTCATCAAACCACCGTGCACCAGGAGCCTGCCCGATGA
- a CDS encoding sensor domain-containing diguanylate cyclase has product MSSLIHSEESQEYEALLQFLYMAPVGLVQISSDGTIVMLNPLSAQLLMPLSRDGELTNLFEALAPVAPDLQLQCSQFCADYGQICDATRLYLHADGAASGPQVLSLSMLKLDAERLMAVLNDITMQDRRERQLRKTDAWLNAIMTNIADYALVSLDKRGRIESWNESIGRVTGHTPGIKGQPYAIFYPSEATTPEQQLDRLREADENGWALDEGARLRADGSEFWGSSMTSPLPIRIDENSQPIQFNDEEAAYCMIIRDISDKRDASENLRKAAYCDHLTGLSNRRAFFEAADLEILRRKNALRPVSLIMLDADHFKAINDQYGHPAGDAVLCHLAATMKSVCRQVDVLARIGGEEFAVILPSVDLADAMTVAERLRAQVELIPAIYEQHVIAYTISIGVAAMDDNLTGFDGLMKRADQALYAAKRRGRNQVAFFDTDAADFPTQHIGVGHER; this is encoded by the coding sequence ATGAGCAGCCTCATCCATTCTGAGGAGTCTCAGGAATACGAAGCATTGCTTCAGTTTCTGTACATGGCGCCGGTAGGCCTGGTTCAAATCTCGTCGGACGGTACAATTGTCATGCTCAATCCGCTTTCGGCCCAACTGCTGATGCCGCTGAGCCGAGACGGCGAACTGACCAACCTGTTCGAAGCGCTCGCACCGGTTGCACCAGACCTGCAGCTGCAATGCAGTCAATTTTGTGCAGACTATGGCCAAATCTGTGACGCAACTCGGCTGTACCTGCACGCGGACGGCGCGGCCAGCGGCCCGCAGGTGCTATCGTTGAGTATGCTGAAGCTGGATGCGGAGCGGCTGATGGCGGTACTAAACGATATCACCATGCAAGACAGGCGCGAAAGACAGCTGCGCAAGACCGACGCTTGGCTTAACGCGATCATGACGAATATTGCCGACTACGCGTTGGTGAGCTTGGACAAGCGAGGGCGAATCGAGTCCTGGAATGAAAGCATTGGCAGGGTAACTGGACATACACCGGGCATCAAAGGGCAGCCATATGCAATTTTTTACCCCTCCGAGGCTACCACCCCAGAACAACAGCTGGACCGTTTGCGGGAGGCAGACGAAAACGGCTGGGCGTTGGATGAGGGGGCGAGGCTGCGCGCCGACGGCAGCGAATTCTGGGGCAGCTCAATGACTTCGCCACTGCCCATCCGTATCGATGAGAACTCTCAGCCCATTCAGTTCAACGATGAAGAAGCTGCCTATTGCATGATCATTCGGGACATTTCAGATAAGCGTGATGCCAGCGAAAATCTTCGCAAGGCAGCTTATTGCGACCACCTCACAGGCCTGTCAAACCGGCGTGCTTTTTTTGAGGCTGCCGATCTGGAGATACTGCGCCGCAAAAACGCCTTGCGGCCAGTGTCGCTGATCATGCTCGATGCAGACCATTTCAAGGCGATCAACGACCAATACGGTCATCCGGCAGGCGATGCAGTACTGTGCCATCTGGCTGCCACGATGAAGAGCGTATGTCGACAGGTTGATGTACTGGCGCGCATCGGAGGCGAAGAATTTGCGGTCATTTTGCCCTCTGTGGATCTGGCCGATGCAATGACAGTGGCGGAGCGCTTAAGGGCCCAAGTAGAACTCATTCCCGCCATATATGAACAGCATGTCATCGCCTACACTATTAGCATAGGCGTTGCGGCAATGGACGATAACCTGACGGGATTCGACGGACTGATGAAACGCGCCGATCAAGCCCTGTATGCAGCGAAACGCCGAGGCCGAAACCAGGTCGCATTCTTTGACACCGATGCAGCTGATTTTCCTACACAACATATAGGAGTAGGCCATGAGCGGTGA
- a CDS encoding NAD(P)/FAD-dependent oxidoreductase, which translates to MNPPRKRIAIIGSGISGLVSAYFLNRKHDVVLFEAAGYLGGHTNTVDVTLEGRCHGVDTGFLVYNERTYPNLVALFDELGVDSIASDMSFGVSMDGGALEWAGSSLDTVFAQRLNAGSPSFLRMLWDILHFNRNAERFLQCSNQTVLTLGQLLQQQGYGARFRDAYLLPMAAAIWSSSPSDILQFPAATFLRFCLNHGLLQVNDRPQWRTVAGGARHYVHKIAATLPDIRLNMPVFSVRRSAGRMQVWSNSAGADEFDAVVFATHAPTTLAMLHDASQTERAILGGVRYQPNTAYLHTDTNLMPRRRKVWSAWNYLAGAQSDGQRPVCVSYWLNQLQALPFEAPVIVTLNPHTLPAESKLIAKFDYAHPVMDMATVRAQQQLAQIQGKGGTWFAGAWTGYGFHEDGLKSALRIAAAFDTAPAWSVLP; encoded by the coding sequence ATGAACCCGCCACGCAAACGCATCGCTATCATCGGCTCAGGCATTTCAGGTCTGGTCAGCGCCTATTTCCTCAACCGCAAGCACGACGTCGTGCTGTTCGAGGCCGCCGGCTATCTTGGCGGCCACACCAACACCGTGGACGTGACGCTGGAAGGGCGCTGCCACGGCGTCGATACGGGCTTTCTGGTCTATAACGAGCGCACCTATCCCAACCTTGTGGCGCTGTTCGACGAGCTGGGTGTCGACAGCATCGCCAGCGACATGTCGTTCGGCGTGTCCATGGACGGCGGAGCGCTGGAATGGGCAGGCTCCAGCCTCGATACCGTGTTTGCGCAGCGGCTCAACGCCGGCTCACCTTCCTTCCTGCGCATGCTGTGGGACATCCTGCATTTCAACCGCAACGCGGAGCGCTTTCTGCAATGCTCGAACCAGACAGTGCTGACGCTGGGACAGCTTCTGCAGCAGCAGGGCTATGGCGCGCGCTTCCGCGACGCCTACCTGCTGCCGATGGCGGCGGCAATATGGTCCAGTTCGCCAAGCGATATATTGCAATTTCCTGCGGCGACCTTCTTGCGTTTCTGTCTGAACCACGGTCTGTTGCAGGTCAACGACCGTCCGCAGTGGCGCACGGTCGCAGGCGGAGCCCGCCACTATGTCCACAAGATCGCCGCCACGCTGCCTGACATTCGTCTGAACATGCCGGTGTTTTCCGTGCGGCGCAGCGCAGGCCGGATGCAGGTGTGGAGCAATAGCGCGGGCGCCGACGAGTTCGACGCCGTCGTGTTCGCTACCCACGCGCCGACCACGCTGGCCATGTTGCACGACGCCAGCCAGACAGAGCGCGCTATCCTCGGCGGCGTGCGCTACCAGCCCAACACGGCCTACCTGCACACGGACACGAATCTTATGCCACGGCGGCGCAAGGTCTGGTCGGCCTGGAACTACCTGGCGGGCGCGCAGTCGGACGGACAGCGTCCCGTGTGCGTGAGTTACTGGTTGAACCAGCTGCAGGCATTGCCGTTCGAGGCACCGGTGATCGTGACGCTCAATCCACACACCCTGCCGGCCGAGAGTAAACTGATTGCCAAGTTCGACTACGCCCACCCGGTAATGGACATGGCTACCGTGCGCGCACAGCAGCAGCTGGCGCAAATCCAGGGCAAGGGCGGTACGTGGTTCGCCGGCGCCTGGACCGGCTACGGCTTCCACGAAGACGGCCTGAAATCGGCACTGCGCATCGCCGCAGCATTCGACACGGCGCCAGCATGGAGTGTGCTGCCATGA
- a CDS encoding phosphonate transporter has product MKMLAETQFDQPGITMLLETMDEVALNALGFGVIGFGKDGRVQRYNTFESKAAGLSVERVLQQDLFMVIAPCMNNFLVAQRFVDAHESGQTLDDTINYVLTLRMRPTKVKLRLLSDPLADLSYVLVYRL; this is encoded by the coding sequence ATGAAAATGCTTGCAGAAACACAGTTTGACCAGCCTGGCATCACCATGCTGCTGGAAACGATGGATGAAGTTGCGCTGAATGCGCTCGGCTTCGGCGTCATCGGCTTCGGAAAGGACGGTCGGGTTCAGCGCTATAACACCTTTGAATCGAAGGCGGCCGGACTCAGCGTGGAGCGCGTGCTGCAGCAGGACCTGTTCATGGTAATCGCGCCGTGCATGAACAATTTCCTCGTCGCACAACGGTTCGTGGACGCGCATGAAAGCGGGCAAACCCTGGACGACACGATCAACTATGTGCTGACATTGCGCATGCGGCCTACCAAGGTTAAGCTGCGGCTACTGTCGGACCCGCTGGCCGATCTATCCTATGTCTTGGTGTATCGCTTATGA
- a CDS encoding cyclopropane-fatty-acyl-phospholipid synthase family protein, translated as MNRTLSTVTLSAPIGARLFLRLLNNIRHGHLELITPCDTRMVFGDAHAASGATLKLHDWRACQRILRAGDIGFAEAYAAGWASTPDLTALLRLALRNEASLNQLVFGGALARCWYRLRHWLRPNTRKGSMRNIHAHYDIGNNFYQLWLDPSWTYSSALFDGDYQLTLQDAQRRKYQRIIDTLQLRPGQRVLEIGCGWGGFAEQAAQQGIHVHGVTISPSQLEVAQRRVQALGLNDRVQLELCDYRDLRGEYDAVVSIEMFEAVGEQYWPQYFRTVAARLKPGAQALVQSITIGEQHFARYRSSTDFIQQYIFPGGMLPSVERFERQAARSGLRPVERHAFGRDYAETLRRWDARCRLHHPQIAGLGFDEPFMRIWHMYFAYCEAAFDEGRTDVVQFLLQKA; from the coding sequence ATGAATCGTACCTTGTCTACCGTCACGCTGTCCGCCCCCATCGGCGCGCGGTTATTCCTCAGGCTACTGAACAATATCCGTCACGGACACCTGGAACTGATCACCCCCTGCGATACGCGCATGGTGTTCGGCGACGCCCATGCGGCTTCCGGCGCGACGCTCAAGCTGCACGACTGGCGCGCCTGCCAGCGCATCCTGCGCGCGGGTGACATCGGTTTTGCCGAGGCCTACGCGGCTGGCTGGGCCAGCACGCCGGACCTGACCGCGCTGCTGCGCCTGGCGCTGCGCAACGAAGCGTCGCTGAACCAGCTGGTGTTCGGCGGTGCGCTGGCGCGCTGCTGGTACCGGCTGCGGCACTGGCTGCGCCCCAACACGCGCAAGGGGAGCATGCGCAACATCCACGCGCATTACGACATCGGCAACAACTTCTACCAGCTCTGGCTCGATCCCAGCTGGACGTATTCCAGCGCGCTGTTCGACGGCGACTACCAGCTGACGCTGCAGGACGCGCAGCGGCGCAAGTACCAGCGTATCATCGACACGCTACAGCTACGGCCCGGCCAGCGCGTGCTCGAAATCGGCTGCGGCTGGGGTGGCTTTGCTGAGCAGGCCGCGCAGCAAGGTATCCACGTGCATGGCGTGACGATTTCGCCGTCGCAGCTGGAGGTGGCGCAGCGCCGCGTGCAGGCGCTGGGGCTGAACGACCGCGTGCAGCTGGAGCTGTGCGATTACCGTGACCTGCGTGGCGAGTACGACGCCGTGGTGTCGATTGAAATGTTCGAGGCCGTGGGCGAGCAGTATTGGCCGCAGTATTTCCGCACCGTCGCGGCGCGGCTAAAGCCCGGTGCACAGGCGCTGGTACAGTCGATCACCATCGGCGAACAGCATTTTGCGCGCTACCGCAGCAGCACCGATTTCATCCAGCAGTACATTTTCCCCGGCGGAATGCTGCCCAGCGTCGAACGTTTCGAACGCCAGGCGGCCCGCAGCGGCCTGCGCCCAGTCGAACGTCACGCTTTCGGCCGCGACTACGCCGAAACGCTGCGCCGCTGGGATGCTCGCTGCCGCCTACACCATCCGCAGATCGCGGGCCTGGGTTTCGACGAACCCTTCATGCGGATCTGGCATATGTACTTCGCCTATTGCGAAGCTGCCTTTGACGAGGGACGAACCGATGTTGTGCAATTCCTGCTCCAGAAGGCCTAG
- a CDS encoding AMP-binding protein, with amino-acid sequence MKQTQAPYPHCANWWHDGALLRRFVSDLMHAELLMMRRGSAGLPSLPWTDGLQLEADLGIDSLERYTLATALSACLHLHESGADQALLGCTTLEQWIACASNGLDQYSAELSFTSSGSSGVPKSCPQKLDMLWQEACFFAAQLAHARRVIYTVPAHHIYGFLFSVLLPLACGPVRASLVDARNMLPMELIVQTTDGDVIIGYPELWSAVARHAPIWPSGVTGVTSTAPCPPDLALQLTASGLSMIEVYGSSETAGVGWRTDARRPYVLLPHWRRSASADALVRQAPDGAELHCECQDQIDWQGENSFVPVGRRDQAVQVGGTNVYPAQVAEMLKRHPGVSEAHVRLMRADEGQRLKAFVVAAQFDGADRLPDQLASWVRDRLPPAARPVSFTVGAALPVNLQGKLTDWIISDGPGADGP; translated from the coding sequence GTGAAACAGACTCAAGCACCCTACCCGCACTGCGCCAACTGGTGGCACGACGGGGCGCTGCTGCGCCGTTTTGTGTCGGACCTCATGCATGCTGAATTGCTCATGATGCGGCGTGGGAGCGCCGGCTTGCCGTCGTTGCCGTGGACCGATGGCCTGCAGCTGGAAGCTGACTTGGGTATCGATTCACTGGAGCGCTACACCCTTGCGACGGCGCTGTCCGCTTGCCTGCATCTGCACGAGAGTGGCGCCGACCAGGCGTTGCTGGGGTGCACGACGCTCGAGCAGTGGATCGCCTGCGCCAGTAACGGTCTGGACCAGTACAGCGCCGAGCTGAGCTTTACAAGCTCCGGCAGCAGCGGCGTGCCCAAGTCCTGCCCCCAAAAACTCGACATGCTATGGCAAGAGGCGTGCTTTTTCGCAGCACAACTGGCGCATGCGCGGCGCGTCATTTATACCGTTCCTGCGCATCACATTTATGGCTTCCTGTTCAGCGTGCTACTCCCACTGGCATGCGGCCCGGTGCGCGCCTCGCTGGTCGATGCGAGAAATATGCTTCCGATGGAGTTGATCGTGCAGACCACGGACGGGGACGTGATCATCGGTTACCCGGAACTTTGGTCCGCCGTTGCCCGACACGCCCCCATTTGGCCTAGTGGTGTTACGGGCGTGACGTCGACCGCGCCATGCCCGCCCGACCTGGCGCTGCAACTGACGGCGTCCGGCTTGTCTATGATAGAAGTATACGGTAGCAGCGAAACCGCAGGTGTGGGCTGGCGCACCGATGCGCGCAGGCCCTATGTCTTGCTGCCGCACTGGCGGCGCTCCGCGTCCGCCGACGCTTTGGTGCGCCAGGCACCCGACGGCGCCGAGCTCCACTGCGAATGCCAGGATCAGATCGACTGGCAGGGCGAGAATAGTTTCGTACCAGTGGGCCGGCGCGACCAGGCAGTGCAAGTCGGTGGTACGAACGTTTATCCGGCGCAGGTGGCAGAGATGCTCAAGCGCCATCCTGGCGTAAGCGAAGCCCACGTGCGGCTGATGCGTGCGGACGAAGGGCAGCGGCTGAAGGCGTTCGTGGTGGCCGCACAATTCGACGGAGCCGACCGCCTGCCGGATCAGTTGGCGTCCTGGGTCAGGGACCGTTTGCCGCCTGCAGCGCGCCCAGTGTCGTTCACGGTCGGTGCCGCTCTGCCAGTGAACCTGCAGGGTAAGCTTACCGATTGGATCATCAGCGATGGTCCAGGTGCAGATGGACCGTAA
- a CDS encoding TspO/MBR family protein: MNGAKSMKPGALLQLAGWIALTAAFAALGAFASVHAAVFYAQLDRPGWAPPAWLFGPVWSLLYLMMAIAAWRVGRTAASRAYPALLLYLAQLAVNALWSWLFFAWHLGAAAFACIVVLWLMIAATIVLFGCRERLAAMLLWPYLAWVSFAGGLCFSIWQRNPSLLG; this comes from the coding sequence ATGAACGGAGCCAAGTCCATGAAGCCGGGCGCATTGCTTCAGTTGGCCGGCTGGATCGCGCTGACCGCCGCTTTTGCAGCCCTGGGCGCGTTCGCCTCCGTCCACGCGGCCGTGTTTTATGCGCAACTGGACCGCCCCGGCTGGGCACCGCCCGCCTGGCTGTTCGGTCCCGTGTGGAGCTTGCTGTATCTGATGATGGCCATCGCCGCCTGGCGCGTCGGCCGTACCGCTGCAAGCCGCGCCTACCCGGCGCTGCTGCTTTATCTGGCGCAGCTGGCTGTCAACGCACTGTGGAGCTGGCTATTCTTTGCCTGGCATCTGGGCGCGGCGGCGTTTGCGTGCATCGTTGTGTTGTGGCTGATGATCGCGGCAACCATCGTACTCTTCGGCTGCCGCGAACGCCTCGCCGCCATGCTGCTATGGCCCTATCTGGCATGGGTCAGCTTCGCCGGGGGGCTGTGCTTCAGCATCTGGCAGCGCAACCCGTCCCTGCTCGGCTAA
- the folE gene encoding GTP cyclohydrolase I, with protein MTNEKQLDYRVAGTPASERIRARLMASGVRFHANDNIADYIESGEMDELLDEVSLRMQGVLESLVIDTANDHNSQDTARRVAKMYLLEVFGGRYIPPPPVTEFPNAANLNELMIIGPITVRSACSHHLCPVMGKVWIGVMPNQHSNLIGLSKYARLAGWIMSRPQIQEEAVVQLAELLQEKVKPDGLAVIMEADHFCMQWRGVKDNDARMINSVMHGSFLKDPALRREFLSLIKR; from the coding sequence ATGACGAATGAAAAGCAGCTTGACTACCGGGTCGCCGGCACACCTGCCTCCGAACGCATACGCGCCCGCTTGATGGCAAGCGGTGTCCGTTTCCACGCCAACGACAATATCGCCGACTACATCGAAAGCGGCGAAATGGATGAACTGCTGGACGAGGTCAGCCTGCGCATGCAGGGCGTGCTCGAGAGTCTGGTGATCGACACCGCCAACGACCACAACTCGCAGGACACGGCGCGCCGCGTGGCCAAGATGTATTTGCTGGAAGTGTTCGGTGGGCGTTACATCCCCCCGCCGCCCGTGACAGAATTTCCCAACGCCGCCAACCTGAACGAGCTGATGATCATCGGTCCGATCACCGTGCGCAGCGCCTGTTCGCACCACTTGTGCCCCGTCATGGGCAAAGTATGGATAGGTGTGATGCCCAACCAGCACTCCAACCTGATTGGCCTGTCCAAGTATGCGCGGCTGGCGGGATGGATCATGAGCCGTCCGCAGATCCAGGAAGAAGCCGTGGTCCAGTTGGCCGAACTGCTGCAGGAAAAGGTCAAGCCGGACGGTTTGGCCGTGATCATGGAGGCCGATCACTTCTGCATGCAGTGGCGTGGCGTTAAAGACAATGACGCGCGTATGATCAATAGCGTCATGCACGGTTCTTTCCTCAAGGACCCCGCGCTGCGGCGGGAGTTCCTCTCATTGATCAAACGCTGA
- a CDS encoding BLUF domain-containing protein, which translates to MLVRLLYASRAAGTIDVATIGAILQQSRRHNPSSGITGVLCHSERFYLQLIEGGREQVNILYARILADTRHTGVTLLHYEEMSERRYAGWTMGQTNLDKLNPGTLLRYSMLPEFDPFALGGASSLSLVDELMAGAAVLGRA; encoded by the coding sequence ATGCTCGTCCGTTTACTCTATGCCAGCCGCGCTGCGGGCACTATCGATGTCGCTACCATCGGCGCCATACTCCAGCAGTCCCGCCGCCACAATCCATCCAGCGGCATAACCGGCGTCCTGTGCCACAGCGAACGGTTTTACCTGCAGCTGATCGAAGGAGGACGCGAACAGGTCAATATCCTGTATGCCCGCATACTCGCCGATACACGACACACAGGCGTAACACTGCTGCACTACGAAGAAATGAGCGAGCGTCGCTACGCTGGCTGGACGATGGGACAGACCAACCTCGACAAGCTCAATCCGGGCACGCTGCTGCGGTACTCGATGCTGCCCGAGTTCGATCCGTTCGCGCTTGGCGGAGCCAGTTCGCTCTCGCTGGTCGACGAGTTGATGGCTGGCGCTGCGGTCCTTGGTCGGGCATAA
- a CDS encoding TetR/AcrR family transcriptional regulator, with product MSILPRLSFKNQAFKLRENAILDAATAVLSQKGYDLMTMDDVAGTVGISKPSLYKHFKSKEELIGEALIRLLDGALEYVAALDTALSPLQKLSALLEWALRVRLDGGLPFLPSTSPHVRDMLIRNVKYMLRVMKLNRQLEALVKLAQQQGQLNRELPTDVVLFSYYSRTCDPAVEYLQKYSKMVTEDIVRHMLKVSFEGLK from the coding sequence ATGAGTATCCTTCCAAGACTAAGCTTTAAAAATCAAGCATTTAAGCTGCGCGAGAACGCCATCCTCGATGCCGCGACGGCAGTACTGAGCCAAAAAGGCTATGACTTGATGACCATGGATGACGTCGCCGGTACGGTCGGCATCTCCAAACCCAGCCTTTACAAGCACTTCAAATCAAAGGAGGAGCTAATCGGTGAGGCGCTAATACGACTGCTCGACGGCGCGCTCGAGTATGTCGCCGCGCTAGACACCGCACTCAGTCCGCTGCAGAAATTGTCAGCCCTGCTCGAGTGGGCGCTGCGGGTGCGCCTGGACGGCGGACTGCCGTTCCTGCCATCGACCAGCCCGCACGTGCGCGACATGTTGATCCGCAATGTGAAGTACATGCTGCGAGTAATGAAACTGAACCGGCAGCTGGAGGCCTTGGTGAAGCTGGCGCAGCAGCAGGGGCAATTGAACCGCGAACTGCCCACAGACGTTGTACTGTTCAGCTATTACTCTCGAACCTGTGACCCTGCGGTCGAGTATTTGCAAAAATACAGCAAGATGGTGACTGAGGATATCGTGCGCCATATGCTCAAAGTATCGTTTGAAGGCTTGAAGTGA
- a CDS encoding nuclear transport factor 2 family protein, whose product MNDTQPLLAWYATLTPDTVGRAGQFYAADAQFRDPFNDVYGVAAIEAILRHMFVHTEQPRFIIDERVVQGDQAFVTWQFVFHLRGVPYEISGGSHLRFNADGLVFMHRDYWDAAEELLEKLPLIDAPIRWLRSRFRVPLPDAATKGRKA is encoded by the coding sequence ATGAACGATACTCAACCACTGCTGGCATGGTATGCCACGCTGACACCGGACACCGTTGGACGGGCGGGCCAATTCTACGCGGCGGACGCGCAGTTTCGCGATCCGTTCAACGATGTATATGGCGTTGCAGCGATAGAGGCTATCTTGCGCCACATGTTTGTCCACACCGAGCAGCCGCGCTTCATCATCGACGAGCGCGTGGTGCAGGGCGACCAGGCCTTCGTTACCTGGCAATTCGTGTTCCACTTGCGCGGCGTGCCGTATGAGATATCCGGCGGCAGCCATTTGCGCTTCAATGCGGACGGCCTGGTCTTCATGCACCGCGACTACTGGGATGCCGCCGAAGAGCTGCTGGAAAAGCTGCCACTGATCGACGCCCCGATCCGATGGCTGCGCAGCCGCTTCCGCGTGCCGCTGCCCGATGCAGCAACAAAGGGGAGGAAGGCATGA